From the genome of Prosthecochloris marina, one region includes:
- a CDS encoding ATP-binding cassette domain-containing protein, with translation MSHHASFTSQMNIDWLAERCCALEGRTMGVPSARLEALQHHLDDRASANSPVPPGEALDTLLTLLGMADREHTDEPVSNMLPMVCAIPGIESGIIYGRTEQGGWMLESPNGVLQVSVIPPGSSFVSLRHQHDGAFKVPSFFDIFRQSVRDKISVFVKAGVASVLINVFALFVSFYSLQVYDRVIPTGGMQTLTVLTVGVLMIMALDLVVRLSRSFIMERFVRGMDQELSHRIFHRLLQIRMDQFPSSVGSLAAQVRGYEAIRTFASTATMYTLIDLPFGVVFLLVIMAIAGPLVALVALCFFCLSILVGLLFRRRIEDHTRESAGISNRKLGMLVDALDGAETIKSSGGAWQVISAWDQLNRKVIDDEALTRRFSEASMHLTAFMQQISYILLVATGAWLASTSSLTTGGIIACAILSGRVLAPIGMLPGLIVQWGHAKIAYENIERFFTLEQDNHGVDRPLAPNSLKGNFVLENVRFAYGDNRPVLSIDRLHLVPGEKVAVLGMVGSGKSTLLKILAGLYKPTSGTVLIDGLDLHQVSRHVLTEHAGYLPQQVHLFGGTLRDNLLFGLKRLPDSAVMEVCRKTGLSDLIAQHPKGLDLLISEGGAGVSDGQRQLIGLTRLMLSSPRIWLLDEPTSSMDDRFEQRVMNALAEQIGAEDSMVLITHKPALLRLVDRIVVLVPGGVALDGARDKVLNSLRAPGAAQSRPPAPTRSS, from the coding sequence ATGTCCCATCATGCATCGTTTACTTCCCAAATGAATATCGACTGGCTTGCAGAGCGTTGCTGTGCCCTCGAAGGCAGGACGATGGGGGTGCCGTCGGCACGGTTGGAAGCGCTGCAGCATCATCTCGATGATCGCGCTTCTGCCAACTCGCCAGTCCCTCCAGGAGAGGCACTCGACACCCTCTTGACCCTGCTGGGGATGGCCGACAGGGAGCATACTGATGAACCGGTGTCCAACATGCTGCCGATGGTCTGTGCGATACCGGGTATTGAAAGCGGAATCATTTACGGACGGACCGAACAGGGAGGCTGGATGCTCGAGAGCCCGAACGGGGTACTGCAGGTATCCGTGATCCCTCCAGGTTCCAGTTTTGTCTCGTTACGTCACCAGCATGACGGGGCGTTCAAGGTCCCGAGCTTTTTCGACATATTCCGCCAGTCGGTTCGCGACAAGATTTCGGTGTTTGTCAAAGCAGGGGTTGCGTCGGTGCTGATCAATGTATTCGCGTTGTTTGTCTCGTTCTACTCCCTGCAGGTTTATGACCGGGTGATTCCGACGGGCGGCATGCAGACGTTGACAGTGCTGACGGTAGGGGTGCTGATGATCATGGCGCTGGACCTGGTGGTCCGACTGTCGCGAAGCTTCATTATGGAGCGTTTTGTTCGCGGTATGGATCAGGAGTTGTCGCATCGGATTTTTCACCGGCTGTTACAGATCCGGATGGACCAGTTTCCCTCGAGCGTGGGTTCACTGGCGGCTCAAGTTCGGGGGTATGAAGCGATTCGCACGTTTGCCTCGACGGCGACGATGTATACGCTGATCGACCTGCCGTTCGGTGTGGTATTCCTACTGGTTATCATGGCGATCGCCGGACCGCTGGTGGCGCTGGTTGCACTGTGTTTTTTCTGTTTGTCGATCCTTGTTGGCCTGTTGTTTCGCCGGCGGATCGAAGACCATACCAGAGAGAGTGCAGGGATATCGAACCGTAAGCTCGGGATGCTCGTCGATGCGCTCGATGGGGCCGAAACCATAAAGTCGAGCGGCGGTGCCTGGCAGGTCATCAGTGCCTGGGACCAACTGAATCGCAAGGTTATCGACGACGAAGCTCTGACCCGGCGATTCAGTGAAGCATCGATGCACCTGACAGCGTTTATGCAGCAGATAAGTTATATTCTGTTGGTTGCGACCGGTGCATGGCTTGCTTCGACATCGAGCCTGACGACAGGTGGCATTATCGCCTGTGCGATTTTGTCGGGCCGGGTGCTGGCGCCGATCGGGATGCTGCCGGGCCTGATCGTCCAGTGGGGGCATGCCAAAATCGCGTATGAAAACATTGAACGTTTTTTCACCCTGGAACAGGATAACCATGGTGTTGATCGCCCCCTGGCGCCCAACAGTCTCAAGGGAAATTTTGTGCTTGAGAATGTTCGCTTCGCTTATGGAGACAACAGGCCGGTGCTGTCCATCGATCGGCTTCACCTCGTGCCTGGCGAGAAAGTTGCTGTGCTCGGTATGGTGGGATCGGGCAAAAGTACCCTATTAAAAATCCTTGCCGGCCTTTACAAGCCCACATCGGGTACAGTGCTCATTGACGGTCTCGACCTGCACCAGGTGTCGCGTCATGTGCTGACAGAACATGCTGGCTATCTTCCTCAGCAGGTGCATCTTTTTGGGGGTACGCTACGCGATAACCTCCTGTTCGGGTTGAAACGGCTGCCTGACTCGGCTGTGATGGAGGTCTGTCGGAAGACCGGCTTGAGTGATCTGATTGCACAGCATCCCAAAGGGCTTGATCTGCTGATCTCTGAAGGTGGTGCGGGTGTTTCGGACGGTCAGCGGCAGTTGATCGGTTTGACGCGGCTCATGCTTTCCTCTCCCCGAATTTGGCTCCTGGATGAACCGACCTCTTCCATGGATGACCGCTTCGAGCAGCGAGTCATGAACGCGCTTGCTGAACAGATCGGTGCTGAAGATTCCATGGTGCTCATAACACATAAACCGGCACTGCTGCGCCTGGTTGACCGGATTGTGGTGCTGGTGCCAGGCGGCGTTGCGCTTGACGGAGCGCGTGATAAGGTGCTCAACAGTCTGCGCGCCCCCGGAGCCGCACAATCTCGCCCACCTGCCCCAACTAGATCATCATGA